The genomic stretch TTGGTTGGTTTGGCATACGGTATCTGCTACCTTGTATCGGGCCCGCTGACTAAGGGGACCCGAAGCCGGGCCCCGTCTCCTTTACCCAACCAAGACCTCACTCTTAGTAAACTGCCAGCCACCAGGCCTTTCCAGTCCACTCTCTGAACCTGTTTGCCTTCACTGCCCGTGCCAGCCCTCTTCTTGTCTCCCTGTCTTCTACACAGTAGGCTGTTCACCTTGACCACTGACCCCCCCAAATCTCTATGTCCTTAGGTCCCCTGTGACTTGGAACCAGACTGCCTTGACCCTCCCTGGAGGTGACCCAAAGAGGGGAACAGCCCTCGGAGACCTCTCCAGCATTGgtttgttttctgctttgtttaGTGCTTTACTTCTGGGTGGGGAAGAGGCACTTTGAGCTTCCTTTAGGGTCCGGGAAGACAAGTAGAGCTGgactcacacacgcacacacgcacacgagTCGGGAAGACAAGTAGAGCTGGActcacacacacgcgcacacacgcacacgcgacCTCCGGGCCTCTGTGGGCCTCCTGCTCATTTCTCTGCTGTTGATTTTCAGAGCCGGCAGCTTGTTTCCCGAGCTCCCAGGAACCCTCAGGGCCTCCTGTGCCGGTCCAGGTAGGCAGGGCGGACCGGCAGGAACAGGCCTCCGGCCGTAGCGCAGCTCCCGTGCCCAGAGGCAGCGGCTGTGGTTTGAGCCGACAGCCTGCGGGGAATCATGTGTCAGGAGATCTGACGGCACTCCCCCAGTGCTTCCCTCAACCTCTAGCCTCGCCGCTCTCCGGCAGCGCTGGCCGCTACTTTGCCAACTGCAGGAGAGAGGTCGATGTGGCATCCGTGCGGGGACAGCCAGGAATACTCCAGTCAGAAAGCAGGGCTGCGGGTTTCCCGTTGTTCCATCTAGAAGGCCGCCTCCATGGCTGCCATCCTCCCGCCgctgctccacctgcttcccAGGTGTGGGAAGTGGTCACCTCTGAGCCCGGCCGTGAGGAGACCCCAGAGACCTATCCCCAGGAACCCAGAAGCACCTCCggaggtggtgggtggtgggcaACCTTCAGGAAGTAGAGAGGCGCTCAACATCTGGCCTTAGGGCCTGGCAGAAGGAAGCCTCTGTCATCGCTGAGACGCTGCTGGGGCTCAGCTGCTTGTCTAGGAACCTGGAACACCTGCTGGGGAGGACGTTgtgctgagggaggaggagagggacgaTGACCGCACAACTCCAAGGCCTCGGCCTCCCGGTGTCACGTCTCTGTCCTCATTGGCAGCCACAGATGAGGCGCAGGGCCTGGGATGGCCAGAGGTAGCTGAGCTCAGCTGAgtccctgtcccccccccccccgaaccatctcccaccctcccctaCAGTCCCTGCTCCCGGAGTCCCTGGCGCGGAGCCTGTCGCCGGGCCCAGAATACCAGCGGCAGCTCGTGGCCGCACAGGCGCAGCTGCAGAGCGGCCCTGCCGAGCTCCAGGCTGACCTTCTGCAGAGTCAGGCCCGGCTGGCAGAGCTGGAGGCCCAGGTGAAGGACAGAGGCGCCCTGGGCTGGGGGGGCAAGGCTGTGACGGGCAGGtctccctcccagggctggaaGGCTTCCCCAGGTGGCGCAGGGAGCCcacctccccctctcctgccaTCTCCAGGTGCGGAGGCTGGAGCTGGAGCGGGCCCAGCACCAGCTGTTGCTCGAGAGCTTGCAGCAGCGGCACCAGGCCGACCTGGAGCTCATCGAGAGTGCTCACAGGTACCCGCTGCTCCTCCTGCGCCGGCTTCCCAAGCCTCAGGGCCGGCCGTAGCCGACGTGCTCCGAGAGGCTCTTTGAGTGTCCGCCCTCACCCTCTGAGCCCCACAGCTGTGTGTTTTGTTGGCAGAAGCCGTGTAAAGGTGCTAGAAACATCGTACCAGCAAAGGGAAGAGCGGCTGCGGAGGGAGCACGAGGAGCTGTCAGCCCGGTATCTGTCGCACTGCCAAGAAGCCGAGCAGGCCCGCGCCGAGCTCGCAGCCCAGTACCAGCGGCGCTTGGCGGCCGCCATGCAAGAGAAGGACCAGGAAATGGAGCGGCTCCGGGAGCTGCAGAGGTGAGCACAAGGCCCAgggtgggcaggcagggggagctggCTTCGAGGATGGCCAGAGGAAGTCCATTCCCCGGAGACCCCAAGCTGTGGCTCAGCAGCTGAGGCTTGACCCCTTCCCTTCCACGTGAGGACCAAGGCCAGGCACACTGACCCATCACCCCCTTTGAGTGGAGGGCCCACCACTTTTCCAGCGGTGGGTCAGGGGTCCCTGCAGGGCCTGAGGGGTCGTGGTAGCAGCAGGCAACCCGAGGACCTAGCTCAGCACAGGTCAAGCCCCTCGCCTGCTGGTGCTCTCGAGTCTGGTGACTAGATGGACCCCGGAAGAGGTTTGCAGTCTTGTGCCTGGTGTGTCCATCCGGTTGCCTTTCTAGATGAGAACAAAACTAAGAAAAGGTACATGAGGGAGCTGGTTGATGTGGGCAGAGCAGGGTTTTCAACACTTCTTGGATTGGCCAGACAAGGAAAGGCTACCCACACGCCTATCTTTTCTCCTGTATGAAGTGTCCTTTGCTAAGTAACAGAAGGAGTCTCCCATTAGAGGGGATGTGGCATTGAGGCCCCAAGACATGTAAGGATAAGGAGCGAAGGAGGCAGAGGCCGTGCCTGGAGGAGCAGGGGAGGACGTGTACGAGGAGGAAAGATGCCAGGAGCACTGACTGCCGAGCCCTCTGGTGCAGCTCGGCGCGCGTGCTCACCAcccagccccccactccccctcagGGCCTCCATCCTGGAGATGCGCCAGGACCACGAGGAACAGCTGCAGCGGCTGAAGGTGCTGAAGGACCGAGAAATTGACGCGGTCACCAGCGCCACCTCCCACACGCGGTGGGTGCGCCATCTGAGCCCTGCTCGCTcatggggcagggctggggcccgGGGCCGGGCTGACCCagtccgccccccgccccaggtccCTGAACGGCATCATCGAGCAGATGGAGAAGTTCTCCAGCAGCCTGCACGAGCTGTCCTCCCGCGTGGAGGCCTCGCACCTCACCACCACCCAGGAGCGGGAGCTGGGGCTCCGGCAGCACGACCAGCAGCTCCGAGGTACCACCGGGTGGGCCACAGGTCCCCCCCCGCACCCAGATCCCGCTGGGATGGCGGGCAGGTGCTGAGCGCCCTGTGGCCCCCCAGCACTGCAGGAGAGGCTGGGCCAGCAGCGGCGGGacatggaggaggagaggagccaCCTCCAGGAGGTCATTGGGAAGATGGAGGCGCGCCTGAACGAGCAGAGCAGGCTGCTGGAGCAGGTGGGCTGCCCTCCCACTGGCAGggcctgtgtccccagcaccccaGGGATGCTGCCAGCGctccccttcctgcccttcctgcccaccTCACCCAGGTCCATCACGTTCATCCGTCCACTGAAGCCTGTGCCCCCTGAGCTCTAAGAGGCGCATTTTTGAACCCCTGCATATCTTTTATATAGAAGAGCAAGCTTGATTCtctaaaaaaataccttttcttttctttgtgccAGGTTTTAACATGATACATTAtactaaaaaagttaaaatatagttaggaatacagaagaaaatcaaaattacCCACTAGCCAGAGATAGCCCCTAGACTCACCAACATTAGATATAGGTGTGTTTGTGTCGTGAACCATATGTATTCAGTTCTCATCTGGTACCTTTCTTAAGCCCCTGTCTCGGGCCAGGCACGGTCAAGTTCCTAAGCTTCTGCTCATATGGCCCTGGTCCCCTGGCGTACACCGTGTCCCACCTACCGTGGCAAGTTGACTGCATTGTGGACggagacaggcaggcagagtgCAGCAGCTGGCATTTCGGGGAGCAGGGCTGTGGCTGTTCTTCGGCCCTGTGGAGTGGCCCCCGTGCCTCTGGGTCGTTCCGGAGCCTCTAGGCCTTGGTGCAGTTCGTTCCAGCGGCTAGGCCCCGGCAGCCCTGCTCGGCACCTCTCCTTCCGTACCTCTCTGGAGGTGTTTGTGACATAGCgtgggagaggtgggtgggggttgcACAGCTCCCTGGGCGCAGTCAGGCCTGACGGGTGGGCGGAGGGGACGGGCAGAGTGTCCAGGGAACGCGTGTCCTCAGCCCTCACCTGGCCCCCAGGAGCGATGGCGGGTGACTGCCGAGCAGTCCAAGGCGGAGTCCTCGCAGCGCGCtctggaagagcagaggaaggtcATGGTCCAGCAGATCTCCATGGAGcgggaggagctggagaaggccAAGGTGAGTGCAGCCACGCCACGTACAGCTGTGACCCCTGCCCTAAGTGTAAGGATGCTCACCCCGTGGCCTGGCCCCCTTGTCCCAGAGCGCCTTGCTGGAGGAGCAGAAGTCCGTCATGCACAAGTGTGGGGAGGAGCGGCGGCGCCTCGCGGCCGAGTGGGCCGAGTTCTATGCACAGCAGAAGCTGAGTAAGGAGCGGGCCGAGCGCGAGGCAGAGAGGGCGCTGCAGATGGACAGCCAGCGGGAGGGCACCCTCGTCAGCCTGGCCAAGGTAGGGCCCGGGGCCTCCAGGGCAGCCCGGAGCTCAGCAACCCTGCCGTTTCCTTCCCCGGCCCTCACTCCTCCAGCGGGGTACATCCGCTAGCAGAGAGCCTAGAGACAGCAAGAACGTGGACATGAAAATAACAATCGTAATAATCTCTTCCTTTGATTGACCTAGGTGCTTTATACACATTCTCTGCTTCAGTCGTCATCACGTCCCCCTGACTTAACTATTCGAGAAATGAGGAGGCTGGGGTTCAGAAAAGTTGAGCCCCAGGGTGAGGGGCAGCCCTGAGGCTTGGCCCCAGGCCTCTGACGGATCCTTGGACCCcttgccctcctgcctcccccagagTCAGGGTGGGTCGGAGCCATGGaaacaagggggggggggtagtttGCTCCAGAGGGGGGGAATGCAGCCAAGGCCTTGCCGTCTCCAGGAGCAAGCCGAGCTAAAGATCAGGGCCAGTGAGCTCCGAGCCAAGGAGGAGCAGCTGGCGGCCGAGAGGGAGGCCCTGGAGCGGGAGCGACAGGAGCTGcagctggagaaggagagggTCAGCGCCGCTGCCCTGCGCACCAGGCTCCGCGCCCAGGAGGTGGAGAGCATGAGCCAGGTGACCGGCAGCTGGGCTCCGGGGGGCGTGGCTGGGCACCCACGCAGCCCGCCCCGCTGACCCCCGGCCTCCCCGCAGGTGGCCTCCGAGAAGTTCGAGGAGGGGCAGCGGGCGCTGCGCGAGGCCTGGCAGgtgcagcaggagcagcaggctaGGCTGCAGCTGGTACAGCGGCAGCAGGAGCGGCTCCGGGAGCAGGAGCAGCGCGTGCAGCAGGCAAGGCTCCGCCCCGCTCCGGTCGCACCCGCAACCCCCCCAATCTCCCACCCTCACAGCCATGTCCTTCTCTCTGGGGCTGGGCACAGGAGCATCTGAGTCTGGCCCAGCAGAGGCTGCGGCTGGGCCACGTCCCACAGGACCTGCCCTCCAGCCCCGTGGCCCTGCTCCCCATGACCCAGGGGCCAGCAGCCGCCAGCCTGAGTGGTGAGTAGCTTCCAAAGGACACGACCTGGGCTGAGCGGGAGCGCTGGGGGGCAGCGCCAGCAACGCTTCCCTCCACTGTAGTTAGGGGCGGGTTAAAGTCCGTTGCTAGTCCCTTGTCATGCAAGCAATGTGTGCGGTAGGGAAAACTAAGAGATAAGAGGAAAGCTGCTTTGTAAAAGGTTACCCTCAACCTCACTCTCAAGAGAGAAGCACCTTTAACATTTTGGTGTCTAGCATTCTACACTGTgcgtgtgtttaaaaaaaaaaaaattgagatcatCTCAATTGTTTTCtaccttgatttctttcattcgGAAACATACATATGGAACGTGATTTCCTATCAGTAATTAAACATTTAACCATAATTCTTAATCAGCATTGTCCATTATGTTCCATGTTTTTATTGATTCCCTACTGAGTGGTTTTTGTCACTAAGAAACATCTCAGTGGATGTGTTTGTATATACATCTCTGCACCTTTGCCTGATTATTTCCTATGAATAAATTCCCAGAATTGAACTTGCCAGGTTAGGTCCCATGAGCATTTTCAAAGGCTTCTGAGAGTCAGTGGCAGCGCCCAGAAGGTTGGCCCGGTTGCTGCCACCCACAGTGGGGAAGGGCCCCAGGGATCGAGCTGTGGCTGTTCTGCTGTCCCCCCTATGCCACAGCCCCTGACCTCCTCCTCGACCTTTTCAGCCATTGTGGCCCCTGCACCCAGCACGCCCCAGCGCGGCCAGCCGCCCACCGGCCTGGGCGCCTCGCACCTGCACGCCAGGCTGGTGCTGCTGAAGCACACGGCTGAGCAGGTGAGTGTCCCGAGCGGAAGGCGGCCCCGGCCTGAGCCACTCACTCCCCCCGGGCCCAGGGCTCCTCTGTTCACACtggtgggaggcaggaaggaacatACCCTGGCCCCAAGGAGGGCCAAGCACCCCCTACCCCCGAAAAATAGTGCACAGTGCCCACTGAGCATCTCTGAGACGCGTCCTCCGGGCCTGGTTCTGTGGGACGCAGCTTGCGTCCATCATCTTAGCTGAACCTCACGGTAACCCTGTGATCGGAACAATAGGAGCTCTCACTTATGGAGCGTTTCCTGCGTGCCAGGCTCCGTGCTGAAAGCTGTATGTGCAGTGCgaggctctccccacccccccagccctaCAGGCAGGTAATGTTATTATTATCCTCGGTTTAGAGACAGGCGTACTGAGGTGAAGTCATGTGCCGACAAGGGGCCTCTCCATGACTGAGACCTGCTCGGTCTCACTTCCGTGCCCCCACCGCCCCTGCCGCATCCCAGAGCCAGGGAGTTAAGTGGAGAGAGGGCCGCCGAGTGAGGACTGGCTCCACCTTGCTCTCAGCTCACCTGTGAGCCAGCGTCCCTGTTCAGAGTGGTTATAGGAGGGAGCCAGGGCGGGGACTGCTCACCCAGCTCTGCCTTTCAGGACCGTGACTTCTTGGAGAATGAACAGTTCTTTCTGGAAACCCTGAAGAAAGCCTCCTACAATATGACATCCCATTCAACCTGAAGGGCGCCAGAGGCCTCCAGCCCTGGAAGTCTGTCCCACCGCCCCCCTGGCTGCCGGCTCCGGCTCCGAGGCCGGAGTGCCCAGGGCCTGATTACAGCTCCTCCTCGGGACAGGGTGTGAGCACATTCTCTCTGCATGCTCCAGCCTCTGGGGCTTGGGGAACAGTGGCCTCTGGGGAGATGTGATGCCGAGGGTGTCTCAGCCCACGACCCTGCCAGCCACAGCCTCGGTTCTTCTCCCCCAGACTTCCAGCTCAGATCCAAGGGCTCACTGGGCTCTGTggacccctcccctcctcagcaGGCAGATGGTTGGGGGCTAGTGTCACCTGGGCCTCTTCTGAGGcaggggagtcttcttgagagaTGCCACGGgcagcctcctgccctccctgtcTGAGAGGCCAACAGAGACAGTGCGGGCTCTCCTCCCTAACTGGGCCATAGAGTCAGAGCACGTGTTTCGAAGCGCCTTCTGTCCTCCCGACCGCGGAGGTGGGCGGTGttgagggggcagggaaggtgcTGTGCCCAGCCAGGTTTTACCTCGAAGTCTTGATGTGCTCTCAGGTTGGCTGGCACAAAGTCCCTGCCTCGTTCCCAGCTGCCTGAGTCACTGACGAACGCTGTCCCTTCTTATAATTAGGGCTTCCCAGAGGCAGGACTGGGCGTGACAGTGGGGTATGGTGAGGGACCCGTAGAGAGGCCTCTCTGTCCTGTTCACCTGCTACCAAACCACCACAGGTGGGAGAGAGGCCTCTCTGTCCTGTTCACCTGCTACCAAACCAGCACAGGTGGGAGTGAAGACAAGGGAGCGGGGCCCCTGCCACAGCTGGGAGGGTAGAGAGCGCCGGGGACCCCCACAGGGCCTTACCCAGGCTGCCGGCCCTGGGAGGGCGcctttgcccttctccctgcagggGCGCCAGAATGGGGGTAGCAGCTTAGCAGTGGTCCCAGCAGATCCGAGGAGGGATAGACACCACTAACATAACCACGGTCACTCCTGAAGCGGCTTCCCTCAGCCAGTGACTGGCTACCTTCCACTGGAGGACAAAGGGTGAAGGGGTATCAGAACAGCCTTCAGAAGGATCTTCATTTACCAGCAATTTCCAGCCTTCATCTTGGACCCATTAAATTGCTCTATTCTTTATGACTGGATTGTTAGAATTTGCCATGACTCCTGGGAGTTTATACTTCGTTCTTAGAAGTGTTCCCTCTGTAGCACTGTTCCTTGCCATAAAGCTGGCTGGCACTGGCACCTTCCTGAATCTATACATTCACTGGCTGCCTCACGACGAGGAGAAGAGTGTGCCGATCAGCCCTACCTCACACAGGAAGGGACAGGGGCTCAGGGAGATTAAATTATCTGCCCAAGGTGACAGCAAATAGCAGAGCCTTCTCCTTGGGCAGATTCCAAAGCCCCGGGGTCTCAGCCACCTCATTCCACTGACTCCTAGAAGAGCGTGCTGCACAGTGCTGTTGTGGAGTACGAGCTCTCCAGGCTGCTGCTCGGGTTCGTGCCTGCACTGAGGAGGGAAGCATCGGTGTCCCATTAGAAACCTCATGAAGCTTGGAACTCGGTCCTTCTCTCCACAGACACCTAAACGAGTTGCCACCTGTGTGAAGAGCTGCAGGGCTGTAAGCACGGGCACAGCCTGGGAGCAGCTGGCATTGACTTAGTCCCCTGACAGACGGAATCACCCAGCAGGGAGACCCACAGGGGCGAGCTTGGCCTTCAAGACAAAGAGAAATGAGTGTAGAATGAGGAAGCAGGTCTGTATGGCCTCGTTTATCTTCAGGGCAGTGGGTACGTACTCACTGTTTTAAATTGTGAGACtacatttgtccttttttttttaagattttatttatttaggggtgcctgggtgggctcagtcgttaagcatctgccttcggctcagggcatgatctaggcattcctctgctgggagcctgcttcttcctctcccactccccctgcttgtgttccctctctcgctgactgtctctctctgtcaaataaataaaatctttttttaaaaaagttttatttattagagagagagcatgaactggggggaggggcaaagggagagggagaagcagacatcctgCTGAGCAGTGACCCGGATGATGGGCTCCATTCAAGGACCCTcagatcataacctaagctgaaggcaaatgcccaaccgagagccacccaggtgccctatattTGCGCTTTAGAAA from Ursus arctos isolate Adak ecotype North America unplaced genomic scaffold, UrsArc2.0 scaffold_24, whole genome shotgun sequence encodes the following:
- the FBF1 gene encoding fas-binding factor 1, producing MAEALGCDMRQNVFGLDLQHRQIEMTPSDSFLPRHGKAPKTKKGLKGSIDDVLGDLLGDDMTLPEEPVKLASSARDATAVAQALPSSRARTKSLLEDRAFSTTAGLLGPDAEVSDVSDADPQTLLQAMKDLDDMDADLFGLKRSNLASDKRAARGPGKEELPHHPKPAGTLTAREKGDAIPAKKPPPSPSSFGHQDRKFSFEDLEDPLAGLLSDNEEGITKKPPGAESKMASEKSPAPVRDQGPSIPLTPGDTPVRKKEEVLFDEEDDIVATLGFADSPTAERRQTGDQEGPRPARSRLDELLGRGTATKLLARPGTGEHREFKLDKKYQRPQDKEDPWGDEDFTFGAYQPTVGSCEGRQSRRQSVRFLAEDGADTKGEPGSKPSTPAASSPIHPRKGGADWLGLKDDDLFPPSPTREAQRGGSALSTPSVLPPRSQPSAPGRHSAPGGLPSSSLGPKPPAEGAGFPAKASQPSQLGASEEKEEEDWLSQALSRKKSQGLAREEHTEASKGQNLVGAVGSAPSSSQPVPSTQGFEQAAAGGPSGTAAKKPPIRPATSGSPVTWNQTALTLPGGDPKRGTALGDLSSIEPAACFPSSQEPSGPPVPVQSLLPESLARSLSPGPEYQRQLVAAQAQLQSGPAELQADLLQSQARLAELEAQVRRLELERAQHQLLLESLQQRHQADLELIESAHRSRVKVLETSYQQREERLRREHEELSARYLSHCQEAEQARAELAAQYQRRLAAAMQEKDQEMERLRELQRASILEMRQDHEEQLQRLKVLKDREIDAVTSATSHTRSLNGIIEQMEKFSSSLHELSSRVEASHLTTTQERELGLRQHDQQLRALQERLGQQRRDMEEERSHLQEVIGKMEARLNEQSRLLEQERWRVTAEQSKAESSQRALEEQRKVMVQQISMEREELEKAKSALLEEQKSVMHKCGEERRRLAAEWAEFYAQQKLSKERAEREAERALQMDSQREGTLVSLAKEQAELKIRASELRAKEEQLAAEREALERERQELQLEKERVSAAALRTRLRAQEVESMSQVASEKFEEGQRALREAWQVQQEQQARLQLVQRQQERLREQEQRVQQEHLSLAQQRLRLGHVPQDLPSSPVALLPMTQGPAAASLSAIVAPAPSTPQRGQPPTGLGASHLHARLVLLKHTAEQDRDFLENEQFFLETLKKASYNMTSHST